One genomic window of Catenulispora sp. MAP5-51 includes the following:
- a CDS encoding alcohol dehydrogenase catalytic domain-containing protein, with amino-acid sequence MPIGTQHSPENEPRKMAAVVLETGGPPAQSVTCRTEPIPEPAPGEALVEVHAAAVNPLDVANAAGRLGTPLPVIPGVDFAGVVVSDGDHKGQRNAELRGMAQCLNR; translated from the coding sequence GTGCCCATTGGCACCCAGCACTCACCCGAGAACGAGCCACGGAAGATGGCCGCGGTGGTCCTCGAAACCGGCGGGCCGCCGGCGCAGTCGGTGACCTGTCGTACCGAACCGATACCCGAGCCCGCTCCCGGTGAGGCACTCGTCGAAGTGCACGCGGCCGCGGTGAACCCGCTCGACGTCGCCAACGCCGCGGGCCGGCTCGGCACACCGCTGCCGGTGATCCCCGGCGTCGACTTCGCCGGCGTCGTGGTCTCAGACGGCGACCACAAGGGACAACGTAATGCAGAGTTACGCGGAATGGCTCAATGCCTAAACCGTTGA
- a CDS encoding universal stress protein, which produces MSARVFVGVHGSLGSLQALRRAVAEARERQALLVAVLAWTPPGGEAAYRRAPCPPLHKVQRELAEQRLTDAFDAALGGIPTGLPVETRVVCGPPGPVLVSLADRPDDLLVVGSGRIGVLRRAFGLQPPVVRHCSMRAACPVLVVPPSALVRDLRRRPLQRGKVSA; this is translated from the coding sequence ATGAGCGCGCGTGTCTTCGTCGGGGTCCACGGTTCGCTGGGCAGCTTGCAGGCATTGCGCCGCGCGGTGGCCGAAGCCCGGGAGCGGCAGGCGTTACTGGTGGCTGTGCTGGCCTGGACGCCGCCGGGTGGGGAGGCGGCGTACCGGCGCGCACCCTGCCCTCCGCTGCACAAGGTGCAGCGAGAGCTGGCCGAACAGCGGCTGACCGACGCCTTCGACGCGGCGCTGGGCGGGATCCCCACCGGCCTGCCCGTCGAAACACGGGTGGTGTGCGGACCGCCCGGTCCGGTCCTCGTCTCGCTGGCCGACCGTCCCGACGACCTGCTCGTGGTCGGAAGCGGCCGGATAGGTGTGCTGCGCAGAGCATTCGGCCTGCAGCCACCGGTGGTTCGGCACTGCTCGATGCGGGCGGCGTGCCCGGTGCTGGTGGTACCTCCGTCCGCGCTGGTACGCGACCTGCGGCGGCGCCCACTACAGCGTGGGAAGGTGTCGGCCTGA
- a CDS encoding DUF4118 domain-containing protein: protein MARIGGLFTSVTASLLLSYYFIPPFYRLTIAAGNNLIALVVLVVVGLTVASVVDLAARQSRRVA, encoded by the coding sequence GTGGCGCGGATCGGCGGCCTGTTCACCTCGGTCACCGCCTCGCTGCTGCTCAGCTACTACTTCATCCCGCCCTTCTACCGACTCACCATCGCTGCGGGCAACAACCTCATCGCCCTAGTGGTCCTCGTCGTGGTGGGTCTGACCGTCGCCTCGGTCGTGGATCTGGCGGCCAGGCAGTCCCGCCGGGTCGCCTAG
- the kdpA gene encoding potassium-transporting ATPase subunit KdpA yields MTVYGWLQIVFLITVLVAVHVPLGDYMARAYTGTKHWRVEKAIYRICGVNPDGEQDGRRYFGALMAFTLIGIAALFTLFMLQNRLPWDHGHPGLPWQLALNTAVSFTTNTSWQNYAGESTMGHLSVMAGLGVQAFASAAVGLCVGLALIRGLTRHGTRDLGNFWVDLIRSIVRILLPLSIVAGLVLIGLGVEQNLHGTQLSNTLTGGAGSQKIIGGPIGSWEPIKLMSGDGGGFFNANSAHPFENPSAWSNTIEILLMLLIPTAFIRTFGRMIGSLKHSWTLLTVVGILFGLLVLGANLAQSAHTGTVAQAVGGNVEGTEVRFGTPGSTLFGVAATGSADGAANASYDSFSSLGGGTLMAAMMLGEIAPGGTGSGLYGLIMIVLIAVFIGGLMIGRTPEYLSKRIGVGEMRYVVCYALVAPTLILAASAVAIALPAGRAAMGNSGAHGLSEIVYAATSTTQSNGSAFGGLSGNTPFYNLGMCVTMFVGRYLPMVFVLALAGRLAEQKPVAVTTGTLRASGLNFVALATGAAMLLALLNFLPALSLGPLADGMH; encoded by the coding sequence ATGACCGTCTACGGCTGGCTCCAAATCGTCTTCCTGATCACGGTGCTGGTGGCGGTCCACGTGCCGCTCGGCGACTACATGGCCCGCGCCTACACCGGCACGAAGCACTGGCGCGTGGAGAAGGCGATCTACCGGATCTGCGGCGTCAACCCGGACGGTGAGCAGGACGGGCGCAGGTACTTCGGCGCCCTGATGGCGTTCACCCTCATCGGGATCGCAGCGCTGTTCACTCTGTTCATGCTGCAGAACCGGCTGCCGTGGGACCACGGCCACCCCGGACTGCCCTGGCAGCTGGCGCTGAACACCGCGGTCAGCTTCACCACCAACACCAGCTGGCAGAACTACGCCGGCGAGTCCACGATGGGCCACCTGTCGGTGATGGCCGGCTTGGGCGTGCAGGCCTTCGCCTCGGCGGCGGTCGGTCTGTGCGTCGGGCTGGCGCTGATCCGCGGTCTGACCCGGCACGGCACCCGCGACCTCGGCAACTTCTGGGTGGACCTGATCCGCTCGATCGTCCGGATCCTGCTCCCGCTGTCGATCGTCGCGGGCCTGGTCCTGATCGGGCTCGGCGTCGAGCAGAACCTCCACGGGACGCAGCTGTCGAACACCCTCACCGGCGGCGCGGGCTCGCAGAAGATCATCGGTGGCCCGATCGGCTCGTGGGAGCCGATCAAGCTGATGTCCGGCGACGGCGGCGGGTTCTTCAACGCCAACTCCGCGCACCCGTTCGAGAACCCGAGCGCCTGGAGCAACACGATCGAGATCCTGCTGATGCTGCTGATCCCGACAGCTTTCATCCGCACCTTCGGTCGCATGATCGGCTCGCTGAAGCACAGCTGGACACTGCTGACCGTGGTCGGGATCCTGTTCGGCCTGCTGGTGCTCGGCGCGAACCTGGCGCAGAGCGCGCACACCGGCACCGTGGCGCAGGCAGTCGGTGGCAACGTCGAGGGCACCGAGGTCCGCTTCGGCACGCCGGGCTCGACGCTGTTCGGGGTGGCGGCCACCGGATCGGCCGACGGCGCGGCGAACGCCTCGTACGACAGCTTCTCCTCGCTCGGCGGCGGGACGCTGATGGCCGCGATGATGCTCGGCGAGATCGCGCCCGGCGGCACCGGCTCGGGGCTGTACGGCCTGATCATGATCGTGCTGATCGCGGTGTTCATCGGCGGCCTGATGATCGGCCGCACGCCGGAGTACCTGAGCAAGCGGATCGGCGTCGGCGAGATGCGGTACGTCGTGTGCTACGCGCTGGTCGCCCCCACTCTGATCCTCGCGGCCTCGGCCGTGGCGATCGCGCTGCCGGCCGGCCGGGCCGCGATGGGCAACTCAGGAGCGCACGGTCTGTCGGAGATCGTGTACGCCGCCACCAGCACCACGCAGAGCAACGGCAGCGCGTTCGGCGGCTTGTCCGGCAACACGCCGTTCTACAACTTGGGGATGTGCGTGACCATGTTCGTCGGCCGCTATCTGCCGATGGTGTTCGTCCTGGCGCTGGCCGGCCGGCTGGCCGAGCAGAAGCCGGTCGCCGTCACCACCGGGACGCTGCGCGCCTCCGGGCTCAACTTCGTCGCGCTCGCCACAGGCGCGGCGATGCTGCTGGCGCTGCTCAACTTCCTGCCGGCGCTCTCCCTGGGGCCGCTCGCCGACGGAATGCACTAA
- a CDS encoding potassium-transporting ATPase subunit C, producing MRTVRTYFAALRVVAVLTLVVGLLYPLGMTAFAHTPGLHHPAEGSRISDSKGDEVGSSLIGQSFTDAQGNALKQYFQTRPDGEDPTASGASNQGPESIVDTLPTPGQPDTGKPSLLTTVCTRSLKVGALEGVSGARPYCTPDGVGAVLGVYYTGGDAGTVTRVVSLNQACPATPFLATYQGVKVECAKPGEDYSAAVVTPIRGGAPADPAVPADAVTASGSGLDPDISPAYARLQAPRVANARHLPLATVLDLIKTHTTGRDLGFLGNPAVNVLELNVDLDRHYPVKAS from the coding sequence GTGAGAACGGTGCGTACATACTTTGCGGCACTGCGCGTGGTCGCAGTACTCACTCTGGTGGTCGGGCTGCTCTACCCGCTGGGCATGACGGCGTTCGCGCACACGCCGGGCCTGCACCATCCGGCCGAGGGTTCGCGGATCTCCGATTCCAAGGGCGACGAGGTCGGGAGCTCGCTGATCGGCCAGAGCTTCACCGACGCTCAAGGCAACGCCCTGAAGCAGTACTTCCAGACCCGCCCCGACGGTGAGGACCCGACGGCCTCCGGTGCGAGCAACCAGGGCCCGGAGAGCATCGTCGACACCCTGCCGACGCCCGGACAGCCGGACACCGGCAAGCCGAGTCTGTTGACGACGGTGTGCACCCGCAGCCTCAAGGTCGGAGCGCTGGAGGGAGTGTCCGGGGCACGGCCGTACTGCACGCCCGACGGCGTCGGCGCCGTTCTCGGGGTCTACTACACCGGCGGCGACGCCGGCACGGTGACCAGGGTCGTCAGCCTGAATCAGGCGTGCCCGGCCACTCCGTTCCTGGCGACGTACCAAGGCGTCAAGGTCGAGTGCGCCAAGCCCGGCGAGGACTACAGCGCGGCAGTGGTGACGCCGATCCGCGGCGGCGCCCCGGCCGATCCCGCCGTCCCCGCCGACGCCGTGACGGCCAGCGGCAGCGGCCTGGACCCGGACATCAGCCCCGCCTACGCACGGCTGCAGGCGCCTCGGGTCGCGAACGCGCGGCACCTCCCGCTGGCCACGGTTCTGGACCTGATCAAAACCCATACGACAGGCAGGGACTTGGGCTTCCTGGGCAACCCGGCGGTCAACGTCCTGGAGCTCAACGTCGACCTGGACCGTCACTACCCGGTGAAGGCGAGCTGA
- the kdpB gene encoding potassium-transporting ATPase subunit KdpB, translated as MTLQTTDRPGAAALGAPPDIGRSHRVGAGALRPEQLVTALPEALRKLDPRIQVRNPVMFVTEVGATLTTGLAIWHPSWFAALITAWLWLTVVFANLAEAVAESRGRAQADSLRRTRTQTTARRLVDWRPGTDPVAEEVSAEHLRRGDHVVCDVGELIPGDGDVVEGVASVDESAITGESAPVIRESGGDRSAVTGGTRVLSDRIVVRVTSDPGQSFLDRMIALVEGAKRQKTPNELALNLLLVALTFVFLVAVITLQPLAIFSKQAVGSTPDSAALSANGVTGVVLVGLLVCLIPTTIGALLSAIGIAGMDRMVQRNVLAMSGRAVEAAGDVHTLLLDKTGTITFGNRRASAFHLLGGTSERDLAEASLLASLADETPEGRSIVEYAREGHDFAGTTADRSGGILVPFSATTRMSGVDLEHPQERKLRKGAARSIAAWVRENGGEIPRDLETVVDAVSANGSTPLAVAEAVDGAARVLGVIELKDVVKPGLAARFAELRTMGIKTVMITGDNPVTARAIAAEAGVDDFLAEATPEDKLALIKAEQAGGKLVAMTGDGTNDAPALAQADVGVAMNTGTSAAKEAGNMVDLDSDPTKIIEIVEIGKQLLITRGALTAFSIANDVAKYFAILPAMFGGVYPGLKALNIMGLHSPLSAIMSAVVFNALIIVALIPLALRGVRYRPSSPSALLSRNLWVYGLGGLVAPFLAIKLIDLGLVQFLPGM; from the coding sequence ATGACCCTCCAGACCACTGACAGACCCGGGGCTGCGGCTCTCGGTGCACCGCCTGATATCGGGCGGTCTCATCGGGTCGGGGCTGGGGCTCTGCGCCCCGAACAGCTTGTCACCGCGCTGCCGGAGGCGCTGCGCAAACTGGATCCGAGGATCCAGGTCCGCAACCCCGTCATGTTCGTCACCGAGGTCGGCGCGACGCTGACCACGGGCCTGGCGATCTGGCACCCGTCGTGGTTCGCGGCCCTGATCACCGCGTGGCTGTGGCTGACCGTGGTGTTCGCCAACCTGGCCGAGGCGGTGGCCGAGAGCCGGGGCCGGGCCCAGGCCGACAGCCTGCGCCGGACCCGCACGCAGACCACGGCGCGGCGGCTGGTCGACTGGCGGCCCGGTACCGACCCGGTCGCCGAGGAGGTGTCCGCTGAGCACCTGCGCCGCGGCGACCACGTGGTCTGCGACGTCGGCGAGCTGATCCCGGGCGACGGCGACGTGGTCGAGGGCGTGGCCAGCGTGGACGAGTCGGCGATCACCGGCGAGTCGGCCCCGGTGATCCGGGAGTCCGGCGGGGACCGGTCGGCGGTCACCGGCGGTACCAGGGTCCTGTCCGACCGGATCGTCGTGCGCGTCACCTCCGATCCCGGTCAGAGCTTTCTGGATCGGATGATCGCCCTGGTCGAGGGCGCCAAGCGGCAGAAGACCCCGAACGAGCTGGCGCTGAACCTGCTGCTGGTCGCGCTGACGTTCGTCTTCCTGGTCGCCGTGATCACCTTGCAGCCATTGGCGATCTTCTCCAAGCAGGCCGTCGGCTCCACCCCGGACTCCGCGGCGCTGAGCGCGAACGGCGTCACCGGCGTCGTCCTGGTGGGCCTGCTGGTCTGCCTGATCCCGACGACCATCGGCGCGCTGCTGTCCGCGATCGGCATCGCCGGCATGGACCGTATGGTGCAGCGCAATGTGCTGGCGATGTCCGGACGGGCTGTCGAAGCGGCCGGTGACGTGCACACCCTGCTGTTGGACAAGACCGGCACCATCACCTTCGGCAATCGCCGTGCCTCGGCCTTCCACCTGCTGGGCGGTACCAGCGAGCGTGACCTGGCCGAAGCCTCGTTGCTGGCCTCGCTCGCCGACGAGACGCCCGAGGGCCGGTCCATCGTCGAATACGCCCGCGAGGGACACGACTTCGCCGGGACCACCGCGGATCGCAGCGGCGGAATACTGGTCCCGTTCTCGGCGACCACGCGGATGTCAGGAGTCGATCTGGAACACCCGCAGGAGCGCAAGCTGCGCAAAGGCGCGGCCCGTTCGATCGCGGCATGGGTACGCGAGAACGGAGGGGAGATCCCCCGCGATCTGGAGACGGTGGTCGACGCCGTCTCCGCCAACGGATCCACCCCGCTGGCCGTGGCCGAGGCGGTGGACGGCGCGGCTCGCGTCCTCGGCGTCATCGAGCTCAAGGACGTGGTGAAGCCGGGCCTGGCCGCCCGGTTCGCCGAGCTGCGCACGATGGGCATCAAGACCGTCATGATCACCGGCGACAACCCGGTGACGGCGCGGGCCATCGCCGCCGAGGCCGGGGTCGACGACTTCCTGGCCGAGGCCACCCCCGAGGACAAGCTCGCGCTGATCAAGGCCGAGCAGGCCGGCGGCAAGCTGGTCGCGATGACCGGCGACGGGACCAACGACGCCCCGGCGCTGGCGCAGGCCGATGTCGGCGTGGCCATGAACACCGGCACCTCGGCCGCCAAGGAGGCCGGGAACATGGTGGACCTGGACTCCGACCCCACGAAGATCATCGAGATCGTGGAGATCGGCAAGCAGCTGCTCATCACGCGCGGTGCGCTCACCGCCTTCTCCATCGCCAACGACGTCGCGAAGTACTTCGCGATCCTGCCGGCCATGTTCGGCGGCGTGTATCCGGGCCTGAAAGCCCTGAACATCATGGGGCTGCACTCGCCGCTGTCGGCGATCATGTCGGCGGTGGTGTTCAACGCCCTGATCATCGTGGCCCTGATCCCGCTCGCCCTGCGCGGAGTGCGCTACCGGCCATCGTCCCCGTCGGCCCTGCTGTCGCGGAACCTGTGGGTCTACGGGCTCGGCGGCCTGGTGGCTCCGTTCCTGGCGATCAAACTGATCGATCTCGGTCTCGTCCAGTTCCTCCCCGGGATGTGA
- the kdpF gene encoding K(+)-transporting ATPase subunit F, with translation MSAGTVVGLIVGVGLLVYLVLAVRYPEKF, from the coding sequence GTGAGCGCCGGCACCGTCGTGGGGCTGATCGTCGGGGTCGGCCTGCTCGTCTATCTCGTCTTGGCCGTCCGATATCCGGAGAAGTTCTGA
- a CDS encoding GNAT family N-acetyltransferase, giving the protein MPDSQILPSVREMWAQIAASPVVFPDDGISIVTSPRSRMCPPGWVGLVLLAGAGIGTAPDDATADAVRTALADCPPERLRDPSEAAKALPAGEMLGPVTLAYLASDSFRPSSGPAVEQLPADHPDLKALENQCSPEERHEASIGELTSPVFAIREGRDIIAAAGYVAWPRATAHMAILTAPRARGRGLAKVTASSAVAHAVAARMLPQWRARVPASQQVARALGFAELGVQIRLKIA; this is encoded by the coding sequence ATGCCGGATTCGCAGATCCTCCCGAGCGTACGGGAAATGTGGGCCCAGATCGCCGCATCCCCTGTCGTCTTCCCGGACGACGGAATCAGCATCGTGACCTCCCCTCGGTCGCGGATGTGCCCGCCGGGATGGGTCGGCCTCGTGCTGCTGGCCGGCGCCGGAATCGGAACGGCCCCGGATGACGCGACCGCCGACGCAGTCCGCACGGCACTCGCCGACTGCCCGCCGGAGCGGCTCCGTGATCCGTCGGAGGCCGCCAAGGCGCTTCCTGCGGGCGAGATGCTCGGGCCCGTGACCCTGGCTTATCTCGCATCGGACTCGTTCCGCCCCTCATCCGGTCCTGCTGTCGAACAGCTTCCCGCCGACCACCCTGACCTCAAGGCTCTGGAAAACCAGTGCAGCCCCGAGGAACGCCACGAGGCGAGCATCGGCGAACTCACCTCGCCGGTGTTCGCCATCCGCGAGGGCCGCGACATCATCGCCGCCGCAGGCTACGTGGCCTGGCCGCGCGCCACCGCCCACATGGCCATCCTCACCGCGCCCAGGGCCCGAGGACGAGGCCTGGCCAAAGTGACCGCCTCCAGCGCCGTCGCGCATGCCGTCGCAGCCCGGATGCTGCCGCAGTGGCGCGCGCGCGTGCCAGCGTCGCAGCAGGTGGCTCGCGCCTTGGGGTTCGCCGAACTCGGAGTGCAGATCCGTCTGAAGATTGCTTGA
- a CDS encoding magnesium transporter CorA family protein → MSRTRLYRNGVLEAENFDPAQISEHLADPSSVVWFDLCEPTEEDLAAVSEELGLHPLAVEDAVHEHQRPKLDRYASHLFLTAYAVDLDEVSGQLVKHEVAAFITTGALVTVRKTEGFRIDKVVERWDSSPDLVKYGVGFLLYGLLDFVVDTHFDAVQTLDTQIEALEEQLFDGEPKDSEMQRRTFELRKSLVTLRRVVMPMREVVNAVLRRDLHIVDPEIVPYFQDVYDHVLRATEWTESLRDLITAIFETHLTIRSNRLNVIMKQVTSWAAIIAVPTAVTGFYGQNVPYPGFGTHTGFWTSTGVTIGLSVILFTVFRRKDWI, encoded by the coding sequence ATGTCGCGCACCCGTCTGTACCGCAATGGCGTGCTGGAAGCCGAGAACTTCGACCCCGCGCAGATCTCCGAGCACCTGGCCGATCCGTCCTCCGTGGTGTGGTTCGACTTGTGCGAGCCCACCGAAGAAGACCTGGCCGCGGTCAGCGAGGAACTCGGCCTGCACCCGCTGGCTGTGGAGGACGCGGTCCACGAGCACCAGCGGCCCAAACTCGACCGCTACGCCAGCCACCTGTTCCTGACCGCGTACGCCGTCGACCTGGACGAGGTGTCCGGGCAGCTGGTCAAGCACGAGGTCGCCGCGTTCATCACCACTGGCGCCCTGGTCACCGTCCGCAAGACCGAGGGCTTCCGGATCGACAAGGTCGTCGAGCGCTGGGATTCCTCCCCGGACCTGGTCAAGTACGGCGTCGGATTCCTGCTGTACGGGCTGCTGGACTTCGTCGTCGACACGCACTTCGACGCCGTGCAGACCCTCGACACTCAGATCGAGGCGCTGGAGGAGCAGCTGTTCGACGGCGAGCCGAAGGACAGCGAGATGCAGCGGCGCACCTTCGAGCTGCGCAAGTCGCTGGTCACCCTGCGCCGGGTCGTCATGCCGATGCGCGAGGTCGTCAACGCCGTCCTGCGCCGCGACCTGCACATCGTCGACCCCGAGATAGTGCCGTACTTCCAGGACGTCTACGACCACGTCCTGCGCGCCACCGAGTGGACCGAGTCGCTGCGGGACCTGATCACCGCGATCTTCGAAACGCACCTGACGATCCGCTCCAACCGGCTGAACGTCATCATGAAACAGGTCACCAGCTGGGCCGCGATCATCGCGGTGCCGACCGCCGTCACCGGCTTCTACGGCCAGAACGTCCCCTACCCCGGCTTCGGCACGCACACCGGGTTCTGGACCTCCACCGGTGTCACCATCGGACTGTCCGTGATCCTGTTCACCGTGTTCCGCCGCAAGGACTGGATCTGA
- a CDS encoding nitric oxide synthase oxygenase, translating to MPDITTEAENFLLQLRSEGISLTPDRIDQVRSEIQATGSYRHTVEELRWGARIAWRNTPRCIGKFYWKALAICDMRHLTTAEEVFAALVQQLREAFDGGRVRLLMTVFAPREPGREGIRIWNSQLVRYAGYRQADGSVLGDPETADLTEQFTAMGWDRGKPGRFDVLPIVIQMPGDPPRLFDLPADVVHEIPLTHPTLDWFADLGLKWHAFPSISDQCLRIGGVDYTAAPFSAWYTAAEIGARNLSDTGRYDMLPEVARGMGLDTRTDRTLWKDRALVELTAAVIHSFEQAGVSVIDHHFATRQFVRHEQREQAAGRDTAAHWELIVPPIGGSATPVWDRRYEPTLVCPNFFPQAAPSVGEASWES from the coding sequence ATGCCCGACATCACCACGGAGGCTGAGAACTTCCTGCTGCAACTGCGCTCCGAGGGAATCAGCCTTACCCCGGACCGCATCGACCAGGTCCGGTCCGAGATCCAGGCCACCGGCAGCTACCGGCACACGGTCGAGGAACTGCGCTGGGGAGCCCGCATCGCCTGGCGCAACACCCCGCGCTGTATCGGCAAGTTCTACTGGAAGGCGCTGGCGATCTGCGACATGCGTCATCTGACCACCGCCGAGGAGGTCTTCGCCGCGCTGGTCCAGCAGCTGCGCGAAGCCTTCGACGGCGGCCGGGTGCGCCTGCTGATGACCGTCTTCGCGCCTCGCGAGCCCGGTCGCGAGGGCATCCGGATCTGGAACTCGCAGCTGGTCCGGTACGCCGGGTACCGCCAGGCCGACGGCTCGGTGCTCGGCGACCCGGAGACCGCCGACCTCACCGAGCAGTTCACGGCGATGGGCTGGGACCGCGGCAAGCCCGGACGCTTCGACGTCCTGCCGATCGTCATCCAGATGCCCGGCGACCCCCCGAGGCTGTTCGACCTGCCGGCCGACGTCGTCCACGAGATACCGCTGACCCACCCGACCCTCGACTGGTTCGCCGACCTGGGCCTGAAGTGGCACGCCTTCCCCAGCATCAGCGACCAGTGCCTGCGCATCGGCGGTGTCGACTACACCGCGGCGCCGTTCAGCGCCTGGTACACCGCCGCCGAGATCGGCGCCCGCAACCTGTCCGACACCGGCCGCTACGACATGCTCCCGGAAGTGGCCCGGGGGATGGGCCTGGACACCAGGACAGACCGCACGCTGTGGAAGGATCGTGCGCTGGTCGAGCTGACCGCGGCCGTCATCCACTCCTTCGAGCAGGCCGGTGTGTCAGTGATCGACCACCACTTCGCGACCCGGCAGTTCGTCCGGCACGAACAGCGCGAGCAGGCTGCAGGCCGGGACACCGCGGCGCACTGGGAGCTCATCGTCCCACCGATCGGCGGATCGGCCACTCCGGTCTGGGACCGCCGCTACGAGCCGACGCTGGTGTGCCCGAACTTCTTTCCGCAGGCGGCCCCCTCGGTGGGAGAAGCCTCGTGGGAGAGCTGA
- a CDS encoding cation transporter has translation MWDTAWLPGADRFALGWAAVTAALPERTSEVGRAVVACALSVAWAGLAGAVSVVAGLASGALALVAFGLDSVIDGSASAVLVWRLRTELRHPSSAARAARVERVAAKAVGAAMVAAAAYVGVQAIRVLAAGSAARAEPVALILLAASVVVLPGLGVFKLRLARELESVALRGDGVLSVAGAALALVALAGAGAQSRWGWWWSNPVAALVIACFLVREGVKTMRG, from the coding sequence GTGTGGGACACGGCATGGCTTCCCGGCGCTGATCGTTTCGCACTGGGCTGGGCCGCCGTGACTGCTGCGCTACCCGAGAGAACCTCCGAGGTGGGTCGAGCCGTGGTTGCGTGCGCCTTGTCCGTGGCTTGGGCTGGTTTGGCAGGCGCCGTTTCGGTGGTCGCCGGGCTGGCGAGCGGGGCGTTGGCGCTGGTCGCCTTCGGCCTGGATTCGGTGATCGACGGGTCTGCTTCCGCGGTGCTGGTCTGGCGCCTGCGGACCGAGTTGCGCCACCCAAGCAGTGCTGCGCGCGCGGCTCGCGTTGAACGGGTCGCGGCGAAGGCAGTGGGAGCGGCGATGGTGGCCGCTGCCGCCTACGTGGGGGTGCAGGCGATCCGTGTGTTGGCCGCCGGGTCGGCGGCTCGCGCTGAACCGGTCGCGCTGATCCTTCTGGCCGCGTCGGTGGTCGTGTTGCCCGGGTTGGGCGTGTTCAAGTTGCGTTTGGCTCGGGAGTTGGAAAGCGTGGCGCTGCGCGGTGATGGTGTGCTCAGCGTTGCGGGGGCCGCATTGGCGCTCGTCGCGCTGGCTGGCGCCGGGGCCCAATCCCGGTGGGGGTGGTGGTGGAGCAACCCGGTCGCGGCACTCGTGATCGCGTGCTTTCTTGTTCGCGAGGGTGTTAAGACGATGCGTGGATAA